ATAATGGTTCAGCAATAGTTTAACTATTGCTGAACTATCGTTACTATATGCTTTCACCACTGTAGACATAATTCTCAATTTTCAATCAATTCATTGTGGATCTAATTTCTTTAAGAAGGTCGGTTGTCCTTCCTTTACTTCTATAATAGTTACTGATTTTACCGGATTATGACTTCCATCTATGGATATACTTCCTGTCACACCAGTGAAATTCTTGGTTGAAGCTAGGGCCTCTCTTAGCTTTTCAGGGTTAACTTCTCCAGTTCTCTCTAATGCATCTGCTAAAAAATATGCTAAATCATATCCTAAAGCATTGAATGCATCAGGGTCCTTGTCATATTTTGCTTTAAATGCTTCCTTGAATTTGACTACATTTTCTGAATCGTCCATTGGAGAATAATGACTTGAATAATAAACATTATTTAATGAGTCCTTACCTGCTATCTCTAATAGTTTCGGAGATTCATATCCGTCACCACCAAGTATAGGTATATTAATCCCTAATTCTCTTGCCTGCCTAATAATAAGTCCTACTTCCTCATAATATCCTGGCACAAATAATACTTCTGGATTTTTTCCTTTTATATTTGTTAAAACAGCTTTAAAGTCTGTATCCTTTGCTTGATAAGCTTCTTCGCTTATGACCACTCCTCCAAGCCCTGTAAAAGTTTCATTAAATGCTTTTGATAGTCCTTGAGCATAGTCACTAGTTGTATCAGCTAGAATAGCTGCTTTTTTATAGCCTAGATCAGTATAAGCAAACTCTGCCATCATAATTCCTTGGAAAGAGTCATTGAAGCATGTTTTAAAGACATAGTCTTTTACCTTCCCATGACTATCAACTGTAACATCATCCGAAGTTGCTGAAGGAGAAATTATTGGTATTTTATTTTGCATTGCAGCTGGGATTGCAGCCTTAGTACTTCCAGATGTATCTGAACCTAGTATAGCTACAACTTTATCTCTAGTGGCTAATTTTGTAGAAACATTAGCTGATTCTGTGTCTTCAGACTTGTTGTCATACTTAGCTAGTTCTATTTGTTTCCCTAAAACTCCACCATTCTTATTTATCTCTTCAAAAGCTAGTTCAATACCTTCTACAGAACCTTGACCATATGTTGCTGCAGCACCAGAAAGTCCGAAGTTCAAACCTACCTTTATTGTATTTCCACTCTCTGCTTTACTATTTACTCCTCCAGAGGAACATCCCGCAATAAGGCTTAATGCAAGAAATAATGAAAGTACTACTGTCAATTTTTTATTCATTTTAACCACCTCTACTCTTATTATTTTTAGAAATAATTTTCCTCGCTTATAATCTCAACTTCATCTTGGCTCATTTAACATTCCTCCCCCTTGAAAAAACTGTATAAATAAAGCCTCTGCACGTATATATACATGCAGAGGCAATTCATGCGGTACCACTCTACTTTATAATTATCTCACGATAATTAACTCAACAGGTTCAATTAAACCTTAGCCTTCTAACGGGGCTTACCGCTATAGCTTACTGATTTCAGCTATATAACTCCGAAGTGATGTTCCCTATGAAATCTATGCTAGCTCTCAGCTACCCTAGCTCTCTGTAATAGATTTTTATATAGTTCACTCTTCATCATTGTTTTTTGCATTATTATTAATTTCATTGTTCTTTTGCATTTAATATTGAATAATATAACATGTAAAAAAACTATTGTCAACATAATTTTTGCAATATTCTTTAAACAACATTTCAAAATATTAACTATTTCAAAAATTAACTTGAATTTTTTGTATTAACTCTAAATATTAACTAGCATAATTTGCTTATTTTAAAGTTATTTATTGCATTTTTTATACTTCGGCAAACCTTTTCCCTTGTTGGTTTTGCAATAAGCAAATTATTCTATTGCAATTTTCTCACAATTATTTGATTTCATTTTATACCTCTCAAAATTTTACTTAACTAAAATTTATAGCATCTAAAACTCTAATAAAAATAGAAGTTTGCTGAATAATTTATACTGTGTTGTCAGAAAATAGATTTGAAGAAAACTATATCTATTTTTTGGAGGAATAATATGAATATAGACAATTATACAAGTTTTAGAGAACTTCCTAAATCTTATTGGAAATCATCTACTGAAGATACAAATTATCCTACTCTAACAAAGGATTTAAATGTAGATGTAGCCATAATTGGGGGCGGATTAGTAGGTATCCAGTGTGCTTATTTTTTAAAAAAAGAAGGGCTAAAGATTGCTGTCCTTGAAGCAAGGCGCATAGCTACTGGTACTACAGAATATACTACTGCTAAAATTACATCTCAACATGAATTAATCTATAATAAGCTAAAAATCCAGATGGGAGAAGAACTTGCAAGACAATATGCAGAAGCTAATGAATATGCTATACAGGAGTATAAAAAAATAGCAGAAGAAAATAATATCCAATGTGATTATATATCTCAATCTGCATTTGTATATACTATGCAAGATAACTACATCCAGCAAATTAGCGATGAAGTCAAAGCAGCTTCAAGTTTAGGAATTAAAGCATCATATGTAGAAGAAATACCTTTTCCCATGCCTATAAAGGCTGCAGTACGTTTTGATAACCAAGCCCAATTTCACCCACTTAAATACATCCTTGCTTTAGCAAAAACTATTCCTAGTAATGACTGTCACATTTTTGAACAAAGTAGGGCAATTACTCTTGATGAAGGTGATAACTACATAATAACTACTGCAAAGGGAAACAAAGTAACTGCAAAAAAGGTAATCATTGCATCTCATTATCCCTTCTACAATAAAAAAGGAATGTACTACTCTAGAATTTATCAAGAAAGGTCCTATGTACTTGCTGTAAAAGCAAAAGAAAAATATCCAGGGGGAATGTATATAAATGCTGAAGATCCTGCTCGTTCACTTAGACATCAACCTTATGAAAATGGTGAACTTA
The sequence above is drawn from the Proteiniborus sp. DW1 genome and encodes:
- a CDS encoding FAD-dependent oxidoreductase, which gives rise to MNIDNYTSFRELPKSYWKSSTEDTNYPTLTKDLNVDVAIIGGGLVGIQCAYFLKKEGLKIAVLEARRIATGTTEYTTAKITSQHELIYNKLKIQMGEELARQYAEANEYAIQEYKKIAEENNIQCDYISQSAFVYTMQDNYIQQISDEVKAASSLGIKASYVEEIPFPMPIKAAVRFDNQAQFHPLKYILALAKTIPSNDCHIFEQSRAITLDEGDNYIITTAKGNKVTAKKVIIASHYPFYNKKGMYYSRIYQERSYVLAVKAKEKYPGGMYINAEDPARSLRHQPYENGELILVGGDHHKTGQGKDTFKHYETLVSFAKDIFTIEDIPFRWSTQDCMTLDGIPYVGHYASDTPNLYIATGFQKWGMTNSMVSAMLIRDLIVKGESPWQDVYNPSRKTILASAKNFVVENLNVAEQLIDGKLSPLPTDIDVKPGEGKVCMIDGKRAGVYKDEEGNLHLVNTTCTHMGCELNWNSAERTWDCPCHGSRFSYDGEIVAGPATKPLSFSNDVNTLKKLLQEDF
- a CDS encoding ABC transporter substrate-binding protein, with the protein product MNKKLTVVLSLFLALSLIAGCSSGGVNSKAESGNTIKVGLNFGLSGAAATYGQGSVEGIELAFEEINKNGGVLGKQIELAKYDNKSEDTESANVSTKLATRDKVVAILGSDTSGSTKAAIPAAMQNKIPIISPSATSDDVTVDSHGKVKDYVFKTCFNDSFQGIMMAEFAYTDLGYKKAAILADTTSDYAQGLSKAFNETFTGLGGVVISEEAYQAKDTDFKAVLTNIKGKNPEVLFVPGYYEEVGLIIRQARELGINIPILGGDGYESPKLLEIAGKDSLNNVYYSSHYSPMDDSENVVKFKEAFKAKYDKDPDAFNALGYDLAYFLADALERTGEVNPEKLREALASTKNFTGVTGSISIDGSHNPVKSVTIIEVKEGQPTFLKKLDPQ